The following coding sequences lie in one Lentilactobacillus sp. SPB1-3 genomic window:
- a CDS encoding GH25 family lysozyme encodes MTINFKKFAGIFMGAMAAFTIGTTAYASKTKIADVSQYQGNINWSKASKELKMVIIRVQHGDTGDADFRIDTKKDVNAAGAYKYKVPFGQYGYAEFSSVADAKKEARDFYKRSSKKANFYVLDNEHRKGKGSEQSYVNAWLSTMRSLTNKPLVYYSYQNYVNTYKINYSKFDGSWIANYSTKPNVKTDLWQYTSTGRLSGISGNVDLSKAVTSKVASWYSNASAHVTPSYFTSLPNSKKITVTKAIYQYSDKNFKNRVKKISAETSLSVTDVVKSDGKAYRFQLSNGNYITANKAYIH; translated from the coding sequence ATGACAATTAACTTTAAAAAATTTGCTGGAATATTCATGGGAGCAATGGCAGCTTTCACTATTGGCACTACTGCCTATGCTAGCAAAACTAAAATCGCTGACGTTTCTCAATATCAAGGCAACATTAACTGGAGCAAAGCATCCAAAGAACTAAAGATGGTTATCATCAGAGTTCAACATGGTGACACCGGTGATGCTGACTTTAGAATTGATACCAAAAAAGACGTCAATGCCGCTGGAGCTTATAAATACAAAGTTCCCTTTGGTCAATACGGATACGCAGAATTCAGCAGTGTAGCCGACGCAAAAAAAGAAGCTCGTGACTTTTACAAGCGCAGCAGCAAAAAAGCTAATTTCTATGTATTAGACAATGAACATCGTAAAGGTAAAGGTAGCGAACAAAGTTACGTTAACGCTTGGTTATCAACCATGCGTTCATTAACTAACAAACCCTTAGTTTATTATTCATACCAAAACTATGTAAACACTTATAAGATAAATTATTCTAAGTTCGATGGTTCATGGATCGCTAATTATTCTACTAAACCTAATGTTAAAACTGACTTGTGGCAATACACATCAACCGGTCGGTTAAGTGGAATTTCTGGTAACGTTGATTTAAGTAAGGCTGTTACTAGTAAGGTGGCTAGTTGGTATAGCAATGCCAGTGCTCATGTAACTCCAAGTTACTTCACCAGCTTACCAAACAGCAAGAAAATCACTGTTACTAAAGCAATTTACCAATATTCAGACAAGAATTTTAAAAATCGTGTTAAAAAGATTTCAGCAGAAACTAGTCTTTCAGTAACCGACGTCGTGAAGTCCGATGGTAAAGCTTATAGATTCCAATTATCTAATGGCAATTACATCACAGCCAATAAGGCATACATTCACTAG
- a CDS encoding C40 family peptidase, with product MLIAINPSSKVSANSNSTSYDSVLKTAKKHLGARYVWGATGPTRFDCSGFTKYVYKKSIKKSIPRTAQQQYNHTKKVSKSNIKKGDLVYFGGSKHSISHVGMYIGNGKMIDSQNRGVVVEKVYAPWWHVVGFSRPVNLTY from the coding sequence ATGTTGATTGCTATCAATCCTTCATCAAAAGTTTCTGCTAATAGCAACAGTACTTCATATGATTCTGTTCTCAAAACTGCTAAAAAGCATTTAGGTGCTCGTTACGTTTGGGGTGCAACTGGCCCTACTCGTTTTGATTGTTCAGGATTTACAAAATACGTATATAAAAAATCCATCAAAAAATCAATTCCACGTACAGCTCAACAACAATATAATCATACAAAAAAAGTTTCTAAATCAAACATCAAAAAGGGTGATCTAGTATACTTTGGTGGTAGCAAACATAGCATCTCACATGTGGGAATGTACATTGGTAACGGTAAAATGATTGACTCTCAAAATCGGGGTGTCGTCGTTGAAAAAGTTTATGCTCCTTGGTGGCACGTGGTTGGTTTCTCAAGACCAGTTAACTTAACTTATTAA
- a CDS encoding oligosaccharide MFS transporter: MDTKDLSSNKMPVTNEKKNFWGFPFTHFSYFFIWAVVYGYLTLWMEQVGHLNGVQSGMVFSMMAGISLIYQPFFGVISDKLLFKKNLILTIAVAGMFVGPYFQWAFLPLMHVNSVLVAVVTGAFLSFILNGGVSVIEQYVQRASLANHFEYAHSRVGGSVAGVVASLVAGRLFIWSPNSIFWACTIAAIILVCLLLFSDKINMDNADVAGDTSDSLDWKTVLSVFKIKNLWVLAIFYMGASALYDVFDQQFIIFFKTFFHTAAQSTLVYSYMTSGQTAIEFLLMFPMPWIINKIGSRNGLVIYGLVTALRIIGSALSPNWIWVVGFRLLAGLEMPLLLTSIMKYIAGAFDIRLYATIYALASNFAKQISVFIFSTLAGNLYDSIGYQHTYIYMGIFVLIITVFALFFLKKEDPVQAGERDENGKILS; the protein is encoded by the coding sequence ATGGATACAAAAGATCTTAGTAGTAACAAAATGCCAGTTACAAATGAAAAAAAGAACTTCTGGGGTTTCCCATTTACTCATTTTAGTTATTTTTTCATTTGGGCAGTAGTTTATGGATACTTAACATTGTGGATGGAGCAAGTCGGACATCTTAATGGTGTACAGTCTGGTATGGTATTCTCAATGATGGCTGGAATATCTTTAATCTATCAACCATTCTTCGGCGTTATATCTGATAAACTTTTATTTAAAAAGAACTTAATTTTAACTATTGCAGTTGCAGGAATGTTTGTGGGCCCTTATTTCCAATGGGCATTCTTACCATTGATGCATGTTAATTCAGTTTTGGTTGCTGTTGTAACAGGTGCATTTCTTAGTTTTATTTTAAATGGTGGAGTATCAGTTATTGAGCAATATGTTCAAAGGGCTAGCTTAGCTAACCACTTCGAATATGCACATTCTCGGGTTGGTGGTTCAGTTGCCGGCGTTGTTGCTTCGTTAGTCGCAGGACGTTTATTTATTTGGAGCCCTAACTCGATATTCTGGGCTTGTACTATTGCCGCAATTATTTTGGTTTGCTTGTTATTATTTTCTGATAAAATCAACATGGACAATGCTGATGTTGCAGGTGATACTTCTGATTCATTGGACTGGAAAACGGTCTTATCAGTGTTCAAAATTAAAAATTTATGGGTGTTAGCAATCTTTTACATGGGTGCATCTGCATTATATGATGTTTTTGATCAGCAGTTTATTATCTTCTTTAAAACATTTTTCCATACGGCGGCTCAAAGTACGCTTGTATACAGTTACATGACATCTGGCCAAACTGCCATTGAATTTTTATTAATGTTCCCAATGCCTTGGATTATAAATAAAATTGGTTCCAGAAACGGTTTAGTTATCTATGGGCTTGTTACGGCTTTACGAATAATTGGTTCAGCTTTATCTCCAAATTGGATCTGGGTAGTTGGATTCCGTTTGTTAGCAGGCTTAGAAATGCCATTATTGTTAACTTCAATTATGAAGTATATAGCAGGTGCATTTGATATCAGGTTATATGCTACCATTTATGCATTGGCTTCTAATTTTGCTAAACAGATTTCTGTTTTTATTTTTTCAACATTAGCTGGTAATTTATATGATAGCATTGGCTATCAACACACATATATTTACATGGGAATTTTTGTGTTAATCATTACAGTGTTCGCATTATTCTTCTTGAAGAAAGAGGATCCTGTTCAGGCTGGTGAACGAGATGAAAATGGAAAGATTTTATCCTGA
- a CDS encoding glycoside hydrolase family 43 protein, whose translation MTIYSSPLIVQRADPYIYKHTDGFYYFTASVPAYNLIEIRRAKTLEGLAHAAPRTIWRKHDSGAMSQLIWAPEIHYIDGKWFIYFAAAETQDFDDNGMFQHRMFCIECDNADPMRSEDDWVERGQIKTPMDTFALDATCFQRDGKLYYVWAQKDPKIFGNTNLYISEMENPWTLKTDPIMISKPEYDWETKIFAVNEGPAIIHRNDKYFLTYSASATDENYCMGMLSIPDNADLLDASNWIKKDKPVFQSDLKEHQFGPGHNSFTKAEDDETDILVYHCRDYTDIKGDPLYDPNRHTKVQSFSWNDDGTPNFGKPLPYNYE comes from the coding sequence ATGACTATATATTCAAGTCCATTAATAGTGCAAAGAGCGGATCCATACATCTATAAGCATACGGATGGATTTTATTATTTCACTGCTTCGGTTCCTGCTTACAACTTGATTGAAATTCGAAGAGCAAAAACACTTGAAGGATTGGCACACGCTGCTCCCAGAACAATTTGGCGTAAACACGATAGTGGTGCGATGAGCCAATTGATATGGGCTCCTGAAATTCATTATATTGATGGGAAATGGTTTATTTATTTCGCAGCTGCTGAAACTCAGGATTTTGATGATAATGGTATGTTCCAGCATAGAATGTTTTGTATTGAATGTGATAATGCTGACCCGATGAGGAGCGAAGATGATTGGGTTGAAAGAGGACAAATTAAGACACCTATGGACACGTTTGCTTTAGATGCAACTTGTTTTCAACGTGACGGCAAACTGTACTATGTTTGGGCTCAGAAAGATCCAAAAATTTTTGGAAATACTAATTTATATATTTCTGAAATGGAAAATCCTTGGACTCTAAAAACTGATCCAATCATGATTTCCAAACCTGAATATGATTGGGAAACAAAAATCTTTGCTGTTAACGAAGGACCCGCAATCATTCATCGGAATGATAAATACTTTTTAACATATTCAGCAAGCGCAACGGATGAAAATTACTGTATGGGAATGCTCAGCATTCCAGATAATGCCGACTTGTTAGATGCAAGTAATTGGATAAAGAAGGATAAGCCAGTATTTCAGAGTGACTTAAAAGAGCATCAATTTGGACCAGGACATAATTCGTTCACTAAGGCAGAAGATGATGAGACTGACATATTAGTCTACCATTGTCGTGATTATACAGATATTAAGGGAGATCCTTTATACGATCCTAATAGACACACTAAAGTCCAATCATTTTCATGGAATGATGATGGAACACCAAACTTTGGCAAACCACTGCCTTACAACTACGAATAA
- a CDS encoding ArsR/SmtB family transcription factor, translating to MDLDITNSSLNTYKALASDVRIKIIQELSHKRMSVQELSEKLNLSSTITLMHLNKLAEGEIIGFERHGHSKVSYLKVDNINIHFPTPIYPAFAVYETQVPVGQYTNYSVVPSCGLAGKSDYIGKVDNPSYFMSPERIGAGMIWWNDGFVEYQFPNYLEENDHLEMIDLSAELGSEFPFSNNVWPSDITVYINNVEIGTWTSPGDFSDIRGKFTPDWVPDNVNQYGILKTFRVTDHGSYLDGQPFTEVSIKDIDWSTPTFTVRFQIKEDANHHGGCTIFGQGFGNYDQDIKMKLFHS from the coding sequence ATGGATTTAGATATCACCAACAGTTCTTTGAATACTTATAAAGCGTTAGCGAGTGATGTTCGGATAAAAATCATTCAAGAACTTTCTCACAAAAGAATGAGTGTGCAGGAGTTATCTGAAAAATTAAATCTCAGTAGCACGATTACCCTCATGCATTTAAATAAACTTGCTGAAGGAGAAATAATTGGATTCGAACGTCACGGGCACAGTAAAGTATCATATTTAAAAGTGGATAACATTAACATTCATTTCCCCACGCCTATATATCCGGCTTTTGCGGTCTATGAAACTCAAGTTCCCGTGGGACAATATACTAACTATTCTGTCGTACCTTCATGCGGACTGGCGGGTAAAAGCGACTATATTGGAAAAGTGGATAATCCATCATATTTTATGAGCCCTGAAAGAATTGGTGCCGGAATGATTTGGTGGAACGATGGATTTGTTGAATATCAATTTCCTAATTATTTAGAAGAAAACGATCATCTTGAAATGATTGACCTATCAGCGGAACTAGGGTCGGAATTTCCTTTTTCAAATAATGTTTGGCCTTCAGATATAACTGTTTATATTAATAATGTTGAGATAGGTACTTGGACAAGTCCCGGGGATTTTTCCGATATTCGTGGAAAGTTCACCCCTGACTGGGTTCCAGACAATGTTAATCAGTACGGAATACTGAAGACGTTTAGAGTTACTGACCATGGTAGTTACTTAGACGGGCAGCCCTTCACTGAAGTATCAATTAAAGATATTGATTGGAGTACCCCTACTTTCACAGTACGGTTCCAAATAAAAGAAGATGCTAATCATCATGGTGGATGTACTATTTTTGGGCAGGGCTTTGGTAACTATGATCAAGATATTAAAATGAAATTATTTCATAGCTAA
- a CDS encoding OsmC family protein codes for MAVEGSLYHTEVVNERGLTGQSYVRGNEGLSLGVSSSLVQSPGTNPEQFIGFALSTCFNATIGIVEEQHQLKHDSVIHTGVDIVKDTKGYKFVVRCQIMFHEIDNEKGKQMVAEALDQCPVAKLLKGNEEVSFEVVDQFSF; via the coding sequence ATGGCTGTTGAAGGATCACTTTATCATACTGAGGTTGTTAATGAACGTGGACTAACTGGTCAAAGCTATGTACGTGGTAACGAAGGCCTGTCCTTAGGGGTTAGCAGTTCGCTGGTTCAAAGTCCCGGAACTAACCCAGAACAATTCATTGGTTTTGCTCTTAGTACCTGTTTTAACGCGACAATTGGTATTGTCGAAGAACAACATCAATTAAAACACGACAGTGTTATTCATACTGGAGTTGATATCGTTAAGGATACTAAGGGTTACAAGTTTGTAGTTAGATGCCAAATTATGTTTCATGAGATTGATAATGAAAAGGGTAAACAGATGGTCGCTGAGGCATTAGATCAATGCCCAGTTGCCAAATTGCTTAAAGGTAACGAAGAAGTTAGTTTTGAGGTAGTTGATCAGTTTAGTTTCTAG
- a CDS encoding APC family permease yields MSLGSRIFRKEKIDRYLETDKKFSKTMTAFDLISLGIGAVIGTGIFILPGTVAATKAGPATMLSFILAAVVCSTAAMCYAEFASALPVAGSAYSYGNLVFGEVIGWVLGWALILEYVLAVAAVASAWGAYLKSFLGGFNVNIPASIVGPFDPANKSYGNWIAVLVVIAISLMLNHGVRSSVRINNFIVIVKIAIIILFVVVGAFFVKPSNWQPFFPFGGSGVLHGAAAVFFAYLGFDVVSSSAAEVKNPRKNMPIGIIGTLVIATVLYVGVAIVLTGMVSYSKLNVPDPVAFAMNLVHQNWTAGIISLGALAGMFTMMVTMIYSSSRLIYSIGRDGLLPKFLGKIDEKGTPRNSMLVITVIIAFMGGFVPLEQLTNLVNIGTLIAFLFVSIGIIPLRRNKEINNSKGFQVPFYPWLPIISALLCLLMLTQLQVETWIASVIWFALGLILYFSYGLKHSRLNSQ; encoded by the coding sequence ATGTCACTTGGTTCGCGAATTTTTCGGAAAGAAAAAATCGACCGGTATTTGGAGACCGACAAAAAATTTAGTAAGACCATGACAGCCTTTGACTTAATCTCATTGGGAATTGGTGCAGTTATTGGAACGGGTATTTTTATTTTGCCAGGAACAGTAGCAGCAACTAAGGCTGGTCCAGCGACGATGTTGTCGTTCATTCTTGCAGCTGTAGTTTGTTCCACTGCGGCAATGTGTTACGCAGAATTTGCGTCTGCTTTACCTGTAGCGGGTAGCGCTTATTCATACGGGAATTTAGTCTTTGGTGAAGTTATTGGCTGGGTTCTCGGTTGGGCACTGATTTTAGAGTATGTGTTGGCGGTAGCCGCTGTTGCTAGTGCTTGGGGAGCGTACCTGAAGTCGTTTTTAGGCGGCTTTAATGTTAATATTCCAGCATCGATTGTTGGTCCGTTTGATCCTGCTAACAAGAGTTATGGTAATTGGATCGCTGTTTTGGTGGTTATTGCTATCTCTTTGATGCTGAATCACGGAGTACGTTCATCAGTAAGAATCAATAATTTTATTGTTATCGTTAAAATTGCAATTATTATTTTATTTGTTGTCGTTGGGGCATTTTTTGTTAAACCTTCAAACTGGCAACCATTCTTTCCATTTGGTGGCAGTGGAGTTCTTCACGGAGCTGCTGCAGTCTTCTTTGCCTATCTAGGATTTGATGTGGTTTCAAGTTCAGCCGCTGAAGTTAAGAATCCACGAAAGAATATGCCAATTGGAATTATTGGCACGTTAGTTATTGCGACGGTGTTATATGTTGGAGTAGCCATCGTCTTAACTGGAATGGTGTCATATTCCAAACTTAATGTGCCAGATCCTGTCGCTTTTGCCATGAATCTGGTCCACCAGAATTGGACCGCAGGAATTATTTCTTTAGGTGCTCTTGCTGGAATGTTTACTATGATGGTCACGATGATTTACAGTTCGTCGCGATTGATTTATTCGATTGGTCGAGATGGTTTGTTGCCGAAGTTTTTGGGTAAAATCGATGAAAAGGGGACACCTAGAAATAGTATGCTGGTTATCACCGTCATTATTGCGTTCATGGGAGGGTTTGTTCCCTTGGAGCAACTTACTAATTTGGTTAATATTGGTACTTTAATTGCATTCTTGTTTGTTTCAATCGGAATAATTCCTTTGAGAAGGAACAAAGAAATCAATAACTCTAAAGGATTCCAAGTACCATTTTATCCTTGGCTACCTATCATATCAGCGTTACTATGCCTATTGATGTTGACACAATTACAAGTGGAAACATGGATTGCGTCAGTTATCTGGTTTGCGCTTGGATTGATTCTCTACTTTAGTTACGGATTAAAACATAGTCGATTAAACTCTCAATAA
- a CDS encoding lipoate--protein ligase, whose protein sequence is MYYHIMKSNDIRLNLATETYLMNEKKFDEPLLLFYIEGPCIIVGRNQNTLEEINKQYVDEHGIVVTRRTSGGGAVYQDLGNLCFSFVVDSDSEEFGDFKSFVQPVVDALHRMGATTAEVSGRNDILVDGKKFSGNAMYTKNGKTFSHGTLMLDVDLSVLPNALTVPEDKIKSKGIKSVSSRVTNLRPYLSSEYQDMTTPQFRDELLRELFHVNNTDEIKDKEYKLTPEDEKGIDKINAEIFDNWDWVYGNSPEFTVKKRQHFTSGTIDARFVVDDGKITVAKFYGDFFGPKDAADLADKLVGTKFERAEVEQVLNDVDVNQYFNGISKDELLDLLF, encoded by the coding sequence ATGTACTATCACATTATGAAATCAAACGATATTCGTCTTAATTTAGCAACTGAGACATATTTGATGAACGAAAAAAAATTTGATGAACCGCTACTTTTGTTCTACATTGAAGGCCCATGCATCATCGTTGGCCGTAACCAAAATACTTTAGAAGAAATCAATAAGCAATATGTTGATGAACACGGTATCGTCGTTACTAGAAGAACTTCCGGTGGGGGAGCAGTATATCAAGATCTTGGTAACCTATGCTTTAGTTTCGTGGTCGATAGTGACAGCGAAGAGTTTGGTGATTTCAAATCATTCGTTCAACCTGTCGTAGATGCATTACATCGGATGGGCGCAACTACTGCCGAAGTTTCTGGAAGAAATGATATTTTAGTAGATGGTAAAAAGTTCTCAGGTAACGCTATGTACACTAAAAATGGTAAGACATTCTCTCACGGAACATTGATGTTAGATGTTGATCTGAGTGTCTTACCAAATGCTCTGACAGTTCCAGAGGACAAGATCAAGTCAAAGGGAATTAAATCAGTTAGTTCTCGAGTTACTAATCTGAGACCATACCTGTCATCAGAGTATCAAGATATGACCACACCACAATTTAGAGATGAATTATTAAGAGAATTATTCCATGTTAATAACACAGATGAAATTAAGGACAAAGAATACAAGTTAACTCCTGAAGATGAAAAGGGAATTGATAAGATCAATGCCGAAATCTTTGATAACTGGGATTGGGTTTATGGTAATTCACCAGAGTTCACAGTTAAGAAACGACAACATTTCACTAGTGGAACTATCGATGCTAGATTTGTCGTTGATGATGGTAAGATTACGGTTGCTAAGTTCTATGGTGACTTCTTTGGCCCTAAGGATGCAGCAGATTTAGCTGATAAACTAGTTGGAACTAAATTTGAACGAGCTGAAGTAGAACAAGTCCTTAATGACGTGGATGTTAACCAATACTTTAACGGAATCTCCAAGGATGAGTTGTTAGATCTGCTTTTCTAA
- a CDS encoding universal stress protein, which translates to MALNKYNNILVPVDGSAVTESILNRGIEIAKDTGAHLDILNILEVNQFNQTYGSAVSGDVVFKLTENTENKLNQMKDKAIAAGVDVDIHIRFGNPKPIIAREFPRDHNNDLIVIGSTGLSAVERLIVGSVTNFVVRNAVCDVLIVRPKDENK; encoded by the coding sequence ATGGCATTAAACAAATACAATAACATCTTAGTACCTGTCGATGGTTCAGCAGTTACTGAAAGTATTTTAAATCGGGGAATCGAAATTGCTAAGGATACCGGGGCCCACCTCGACATCCTAAATATTTTGGAAGTTAATCAATTCAATCAAACTTATGGATCAGCAGTGAGTGGTGATGTTGTTTTCAAACTAACTGAAAACACTGAAAACAAACTTAACCAAATGAAAGATAAAGCAATCGCTGCTGGTGTTGATGTTGATATTCATATTAGATTTGGTAATCCTAAACCAATCATTGCCCGTGAATTTCCAAGAGACCATAACAATGATTTAATTGTAATTGGCTCTACTGGATTAAGCGCCGTTGAACGCTTAATTGTTGGCTCGGTAACTAACTTTGTTGTTAGAAATGCCGTTTGCGATGTTTTGATTGTTCGTCCTAAAGACGAAAATAAATAA
- a CDS encoding RluA family pseudouridine synthase has translation MKNEWHYNLTVPQSMDNVPLKRLLGEYYRLPKHLIYSIRKAQRVTVNSKYQPVNFNVHLNDQIALDFIPADFVNPFPNVAVTHNKNIEILFETPDVIVINKQRGDKTHPNQPGENGTTINQLAGYLQNQEVLPYMIHRLDMETSGAIIFAKSPAAVPPLVDDIRHKVTQRSYLSWVHGTFSTESGMIDIPIGRDPQDKRKRKPDEITGQKAITHYQVCESYYGYSLVKINLETGRTHQIRVHLASIGHPLVGDPLYATDKFENLLLHSETVTFKLPFYQNVVAVKAPIPSDFSQFKQYINNPND, from the coding sequence ATGAAAAATGAGTGGCACTACAACCTGACCGTCCCACAATCAATGGACAATGTTCCTTTAAAAAGGCTGCTTGGCGAATATTATCGCCTACCGAAACACTTGATTTATAGCATAAGAAAAGCGCAAAGAGTTACTGTTAATTCAAAGTACCAACCAGTCAATTTCAATGTCCATTTAAATGACCAGATTGCTCTAGATTTCATACCAGCAGACTTCGTTAACCCGTTTCCAAACGTTGCTGTTACCCACAATAAAAACATTGAAATTCTGTTTGAAACTCCCGATGTTATCGTCATCAACAAACAACGCGGAGATAAAACGCATCCTAATCAGCCTGGAGAAAACGGCACTACGATAAATCAGCTAGCTGGATATCTTCAAAATCAAGAAGTTCTTCCTTATATGATTCATCGCCTAGACATGGAAACCAGTGGAGCAATCATCTTCGCTAAGTCCCCGGCCGCTGTTCCTCCTTTAGTCGATGACATTCGCCATAAGGTGACTCAAAGAAGCTATTTATCTTGGGTTCATGGCACTTTTAGTACTGAATCAGGCATGATTGATATCCCTATTGGCCGAGATCCTCAGGATAAACGAAAACGCAAACCTGACGAAATTACCGGACAAAAGGCAATTACTCATTATCAAGTTTGCGAATCTTATTATGGATATTCACTTGTTAAAATCAATCTAGAAACTGGGAGAACCCATCAAATTCGGGTTCACTTGGCATCCATTGGTCATCCTCTGGTAGGAGATCCGCTATACGCAACCGATAAATTCGAAAACCTACTGTTACATTCGGAAACGGTAACTTTCAAGCTGCCTTTCTATCAAAATGTGGTCGCAGTCAAAGCCCCTATTCCCAGTGACTTCTCTCAATTTAAGCAATATATCAATAATCCTAATGATTAA
- a CDS encoding APC family permease, translating to MSDNAKKMGFGSIYLLGINGIIGSGIFLLPNQIYKTAGNQGYLIIFLAALATLLITLCYADMASRTTGDGAAWLYSYNAFGRFPGFEVGFFSWIQGIITISAEVAALLNILMTLVPSFKDPTVYKITGIAIIAVLAGICLLGSGVTSISDNVSSAIKIVILVAFIALAAWQISRGSVHIVSDSVKFQPNSAFNTAFYMYSGFSFLPIAAANMQNPEKNLPRALISVIVTVGIIYSLVQFSVTRLLGPAIANAKSPLATAFSQVFGQTGFVVIIIGMAISILGVAFSVSFSTPYIAYSLSNKHKLLPSFLGKDDKRQVPWLAIIVTAVLSALLFLTGDYIFLVSCVVLISLIQYIPTALSVMHFQKTKSPGFNVPGGKLIPIVVVLLCVYLATGVAAKVWLLIIIMLVIGTAFYMLDDHKQS from the coding sequence ATGAGTGATAATGCTAAGAAAATGGGATTTGGTTCAATTTATTTATTAGGTATTAATGGAATTATTGGTTCAGGAATTTTCTTGTTACCAAATCAAATATATAAAACGGCTGGTAATCAAGGGTATTTGATTATTTTTTTAGCCGCCTTAGCAACATTATTGATTACATTGTGTTATGCCGATATGGCAAGTCGAACAACAGGTGATGGAGCCGCGTGGTTGTATTCTTATAATGCGTTTGGTCGGTTCCCTGGTTTTGAGGTTGGTTTTTTTTCGTGGATTCAAGGAATTATTACGATTTCTGCTGAAGTAGCGGCTTTATTAAACATATTGATGACATTGGTTCCTTCTTTTAAAGATCCAACGGTTTACAAGATTACAGGAATCGCCATTATCGCAGTATTAGCAGGTATATGTTTGCTAGGATCGGGAGTTACTTCGATTTCGGACAACGTTTCATCGGCAATAAAAATCGTCATCCTGGTGGCATTTATTGCTTTAGCTGCTTGGCAGATTAGTAGGGGTTCAGTGCATATCGTGAGTGATTCGGTTAAATTTCAACCTAATTCAGCTTTTAACACTGCCTTTTATATGTATAGTGGATTTTCATTCCTGCCAATTGCTGCTGCCAATATGCAAAATCCAGAAAAGAATCTACCACGGGCATTAATTTCAGTGATCGTGACTGTGGGAATTATTTATTCATTAGTGCAATTTTCAGTTACTCGATTATTAGGACCAGCCATTGCTAATGCTAAGTCACCTTTAGCAACTGCATTCAGTCAAGTGTTTGGCCAGACTGGTTTTGTAGTCATCATTATTGGAATGGCGATTTCAATTTTAGGGGTAGCCTTTTCAGTATCGTTTAGTACACCGTACATTGCATATTCTTTATCAAACAAGCATAAATTATTGCCATCATTTCTTGGCAAAGATGATAAACGCCAAGTGCCTTGGCTAGCAATAATCGTCACTGCTGTGTTAAGTGCGTTACTGTTCTTGACTGGTGATTATATCTTCTTAGTATCATGTGTCGTATTGATTTCATTAATTCAATATATCCCAACTGCTTTGTCAGTAATGCATTTTCAAAAGACCAAATCGCCCGGATTTAATGTCCCTGGCGGTAAGCTTATTCCAATCGTTGTAGTTTTGCTATGTGTTTACCTAGCAACTGGTGTTGCGGCAAAAGTTTGGTTACTAATCATAATCATGTTAGTGATTGGAACGGCATTCTATATGTTGGATGATCATAAGCAAAGTTAA